A stretch of the Verrucomicrobiota bacterium genome encodes the following:
- a CDS encoding sulfite exporter TauE/SafE family protein — MTLAIWIALIFLAIFFITVLTRDFLRHKNNLEPVSWLKTSIIGFVVNFFDVLGIGAFAPQTAALKFTRQTEDRVLPGTLNVANTVPVLIQAIIFIKIVEVEPITLLTMLLSAMAGAVLGAGIVSKLPVRTIQLVMGIALLVTAFFMLSGQMQWIQGGGEAIGLTGTKLIIAIVANFILGAFMTVGIGLYAPCMALVYALGMSPLVAFPIMMGSCAFLMPPASARFIKEGAYNRKASVAMAIPGAVAVLIAALIIKSLPLDTLRWVVIVVIIYTSFVMFQSARTSLQKERLDLR, encoded by the coding sequence ATGACTCTCGCTATTTGGATAGCCCTGATATTTTTAGCCATATTTTTCATCACGGTACTCACGCGGGACTTTTTGCGTCATAAAAATAATCTCGAACCTGTGAGCTGGTTAAAAACCTCCATTATTGGGTTTGTAGTTAACTTTTTTGATGTGCTGGGGATAGGAGCATTCGCACCCCAGACAGCCGCACTTAAGTTCACCAGGCAAACAGAAGATCGTGTTCTGCCCGGCACTTTAAATGTGGCCAATACAGTGCCGGTGTTAATCCAGGCGATTATTTTTATCAAAATCGTTGAAGTTGAACCGATCACCTTATTGACCATGCTGCTATCCGCGATGGCGGGTGCGGTTTTAGGTGCGGGGATTGTTTCCAAACTTCCAGTTAGAACGATTCAGCTGGTCATGGGGATTGCCTTGCTCGTCACAGCTTTCTTTATGCTTTCCGGTCAAATGCAATGGATCCAAGGCGGAGGAGAAGCCATAGGCCTGACCGGAACGAAATTGATTATAGCCATTGTAGCCAATTTTATTCTCGGAGCTTTTATGACGGTCGGCATTGGACTCTATGCTCCGTGTATGGCTCTGGTTTATGCGTTGGGCATGTCACCCCTGGTAGCGTTTCCTATTATGATGGGGTCTTGCGCCTTTTTAATGCCCCCGGCGTCAGCCAGGTTCATTAAGGAAGGAGCCTACAACCGGAAGGCGTCGGTCGCGATGGCTATTCCGGGTGCAGTAGCGGTACTGATAGCCGCATTAATTATAAAGTCACTACCACTGGATACTCTGAGATGGGTGGTGATTGTAGTAATTATTTATACCTCTTTTGTTATGTTTCAGTCCGCAAGGACCTCTTTGCAAAAAGAGCGACTTGATTTGAGGTAG